A region from the Aegilops tauschii subsp. strangulata cultivar AL8/78 chromosome 5, Aet v6.0, whole genome shotgun sequence genome encodes:
- the LOC109780421 gene encoding plant cysteine oxidase 2, whose translation MGAGMVELGPGMVEVGAAEAAQTVPPAKRRRVLALKTAAAAAGRRPRRERRPSAIQRLFQACRAVFRGPGTVPAPAEVALLRAMLDRMRPEDVGLSSDMPFFRNRDAPATEGTPAITHTTIYKSEKFSMVLFFLPTNAVIPLHNHPGMTVFNKLLIGSMHAKSYDWADPDDPPNESDASSADGQLRLAQLVVDDVFTAPCDTSVLFPTAGGNMHRFRAVAPSAFLDILGPPYSIEEDRDCTYYTDIPYSEHHMTSNELIGNEQEGRRLAWLKEVEMPRDLKMCSVRYGGPPISGR comes from the exons ATGGGAGCGGGGATGGTGGAGCTCGGGCCCGGGATGGTGGAGGTGGGCGCGGCGGAGGCCGCGCAGACCGTGCCGCCGGCCAAGAGGAGGCGGGTGCTGGCCCTCAagaccgcggcggcggcggcaggaagGAGGCCGCGGCGCGAGAGGAGGCCGTCCGCCATCCAGCGGCTCTTCCAGGCCTGCCGCGCCGTCTTCCGGGGCCCCGGCACCGTGCCCGCGCCCGCCGAGGTCGCCCTGCTCCGCGCCATGCTCG ACAGAATGAGACCAGAGGACGTCGGCCTAAGCTCAGACATGCCCTTCTTCAGGAATAGAGATGCGCCGGCAACCGAAGGGACCCCGGCCATCACACACACCACCATATACAAATCTGAGAAATTTTCC ATGGTTCTCTTCTTCTTGCCGACGAATGCGGTCATCCCTCTGCACAACCACCCCGGTATGACGGTGTTCAACAAGCTACTCATCGGATCGATGCACGCAAAGTCATATGACTGGGCTGATCCTGATGATCCGCCTAATGAGAGTGACGCTTCGTCAGCTGACGGTCAAT TGAGGCTGGCACAACTAGTCGTGGACGATGTTTTCACGGCGCCGTGCGACACGTCGGTCTTGTTCCCGACGGCGGGAGGCAACATGCACCGGTTCAGGGCCGTCGCGCCATCTGCGTTCCTTGACATCCTCGGCCCCCCTTACTCCATCGAAGAAGACCGAGACTGCACGTACTATACAGACATTCCTTACTCCGAGCATCACA TGACCAGCAATGAGCTCATCGGCAACGAGCAAGAAGGCCGGCGTCTCGCGTGGCTGAAAGAGGTCGAGATGCCGAGGGATCTGAAGATGTGCAGCGTCCGGTACGGCGGTCCACCGATCTCCGGCAGATGA
- the LOC109780420 gene encoding dihydrofolate synthetase yields MVARFPVSLRWSGGLLRASSSRRRGVSAMAGGGEEAHLGGFLEYMDMLRNYERSGVPRGAGTDSDDGFDLGRMRRLLRRLGDPHTHYPSVHIAGTKGKGSTAAFLSNIMREQGYNVGCYSSPHLLTIRERISVGQHGGPVSAASLRDLFDLAKEAIDESIESENGSLTHFEVFTALSFLLFSRENVDVAIVEAGLGGARDATNVIRNSELAAAVITTVGKEHLAALGGSLQSIAVAKSGIIKEGRPVVIGGPFSTDIEQIIRDRAFLTQSPVISACDTAIRSITRCIGRDYAKPYQSCDIVMKISGDMPLSVELHDVKLQLLGDHQRQNAVTASCTALCLRELGWNVSNASIRAGLEKTQLPGRSQFLTQDEASVLGLDGASTILIDGAHTEASAKALSDVIKTVEPEGPVALIVGMASDKEHLAFAAQILSGRRPDVVLLTETGIAGGTARSMPASSLRDIWTGAALGHGIECADIGAIAGDEAPNVNIDHLTPTAGTDKPAPMLIGCGAAPFSCDLMKAASRLLRRADGGGAARGGLICVTGSMHMVAAVLQQLEQ; encoded by the exons ATGGTCGCCCGCTTCCCAGTCTCTCTCCGCTGGTCTGGCGGCCTACTGCGGGCtagcagcagccgccgccgcggCGTATCCGCGATGGCCGGAGGAGGCGAAGAGGCGCACCTCGGGGGGTTCCTCGAGTACATGGACATGCTCCGCAACTACGAGCGCTCCGGCGTGCCGCGCGGCGCCGGGACCGACTCCGACGACGGCTTCGACCTCGGCCGCAtgcgccgcctcctccgccgcctcggCGACCCCCACACCCACTACCCG TCTGTCCATATCGCCGGCACCAAGGGGAAAGGTTCGACTGCCGCGTTCCTGTCCAATATCATGAGGGAGCAAGGATACAATGTGGGCTGCTATTCCAG TCCACACCTTCTAACAATCCGAGAGCGCATTTCTGTTGGACAACATGGAGGCCCTGTTTCAGCTGCATCCTTGAGGGATCTTTTTGATCTGGCCAAGGAAGCTATCGATGAATCAATCGAATCAGAAAATGGATCCCTGACACACTTTGAG GTTTTTACTGCTCTTTCATTTCTCCTATTCTCACGAGAAAATGTTGATGTTGCCATTGTCGAA GCAGGCCTTGGGGGAGCTAGAGATGCCACAAATGTCATACGAAATAGTGAACTAGCTGCAGCAGTCATAACAACAGTTGGGAAAGAACATTTAGCTGCTTTGGGTGGTTCCCTCCAAAGCATAGCAGTGGCAAAATCTGGAATTATCAAGGAAGGACGACCA GTTGTCATTGGTGGTCCATTTTCAACAGACATCGAGCAAATAATTCGGGATAGAGCATTCTTGACACAATCTCCTGTCATATCTGCTTGTGATACTGCCATCAGGAGCATCACAAGATGCATTGGACGAGACTATGCAAAGCCTTATCAAAGCTGTGACATTGTCATGAAGATTTCAGGCGATATGCCATTG TCTGTGGAATTGCATGATGTAAAACTCCAGCTGCTGGGAGACCATCAGCGTCAGAATGCTGTCACGGCTTCTTGCACAGCTCTATGTCTGCGTGAGCTAG GATGGAATGTATCCAATGCATCTATCCGAGCTGGTTTAGAGAAGACGCAACTGCCAGGGAGAAGCCAATTCCTGACACAAGATGAAGCCTCGGTCCTTGGGCTCGACGGAGCATCCACCATTCTAATCGACGGAG CCCATACCGAGGCGTCTGCAAAGGCACTGTCAGACGTGATAAAAACCGTCGAACCGGAAGGGCCTGTGGCCCTCATCGTCGGAATGGCCAGCGACAAAGAGCACCTCGCATTCGCTGCACAAATTCTCTCAG GCAGAAGGCCCGACGTGGTGCTGCTGACGGAGACGGGGATCGCGGGAGGGACTGCTCGCTCCATGCCGGCCTCATCACTGAGAGACATCTGGACAGGCGCCGCTCTCGGCCACGGCATCGAGTGTGCGGACATCGGGGCCATCGCCGGCGACGAAGCCCCAAACGTAAATATCGACCACCTGACACCCACCGCTGGCACAGACAAGCCCGCGCCGATGTTGATCGGGTGCGGAGCCGCGCCGTTCTCTTGCGACCTGATGAAGGCGGCCTCCCGGCTGCTGCGCCGGGCAGACGGAGGCGGCGCTGCTCGGGGTGGCCTCATCTGCGTCACCGGCTCCATGCATATGGTCGCGGCGGTGCTGCAGCAGCTTGAGCAGTAA